One genomic region from Lysobacterales bacterium encodes:
- a CDS encoding ribose-phosphate diphosphokinase, with translation MNTDGILVFTGNANRPLANAVCRELGVRPGKALVGRFSDGEVQVEIEENVRRQEVFVVQPTCAPTAENFMELLVLVDALKRASAASVTAVVPYFGYARQDRRPRSARVPITAKVAARMFSAVGTDRVLTVDLHADQIQGFFDIPVDNVYASPLLLADVWRTQGTKDLIVVSPDVGGVVRARAIAKRLDDADLAIIDKRRPRANVATVMNIIGDVSGKTCVLVDDIVDTAGTLCAAAAALKDHGARKVVAYCTHPVLSGAAISNINGSQLDELVVTDTIPLSDEARACGRIRQLSVAELLAETIRRIAFGESVSSLYVD, from the coding sequence GTGAATACTGACGGCATCCTCGTTTTCACCGGCAACGCCAATCGCCCGCTGGCCAACGCGGTCTGCCGCGAGTTGGGCGTGCGACCCGGCAAGGCCTTGGTCGGCCGCTTCTCTGACGGCGAAGTGCAGGTCGAGATCGAAGAGAACGTGCGCCGTCAGGAAGTGTTCGTGGTGCAGCCAACCTGCGCCCCCACCGCCGAAAACTTCATGGAGCTGCTGGTGCTGGTGGACGCGCTGAAGCGCGCCTCGGCGGCCAGCGTCACCGCGGTGGTGCCGTACTTCGGCTATGCACGCCAGGATCGCCGCCCGCGCTCGGCGCGCGTGCCGATCACCGCCAAGGTGGCTGCGCGCATGTTCAGCGCAGTGGGCACCGACCGCGTGCTGACGGTTGACCTGCATGCCGATCAGATCCAGGGATTCTTCGACATCCCGGTCGACAACGTTTACGCCTCGCCTTTGCTGCTGGCCGATGTCTGGCGTACCCAGGGCACCAAGGATCTGATCGTGGTGAGCCCGGATGTCGGCGGTGTGGTGCGTGCGCGTGCGATCGCCAAGCGCCTCGATGATGCCGATCTCGCGATCATCGACAAGCGCCGGCCCCGCGCCAACGTCGCAACGGTGATGAACATCATTGGCGACGTGTCCGGAAAAACCTGTGTACTGGTAGACGATATTGTCGATACCGCCGGCACCCTGTGCGCCGCGGCCGCAGCCCTGAAGGATCACGGCGCGCGCAAGGTCGTCGCCTACTGCACCCATCCGGTACTGTCGGGTGCCGCGATCAGCAACATCAACGGCAGCCAGCTCGACGAGCTGGTGGTCACCGACACCATCCCGCTCTCGGATGAGGCTCGCGCCTGCGGCCGCATCCGCCAGCTCAGCGTGGCCGAGCTCTTGGCGGAAACCATCCGCCGCATCGCGTTCGGAGAATCCGTCAGCTCGCTCTACGTCGACTGA
- the tuf gene encoding elongation factor Tu — MAKGKFERTKPHVNVGTIGHVDHGKTTLTAALTKVGAERFGGEFKAYDAIDKAPEEKARGITISTSHVEYESPNRHYAHVDCPGHADYVKNMITGAAQMDGAILVCSAADGPMPQTREHILLARQVGVPYIVVYLNKADMVDDAELLELVEMEVRELLSKYDFPGDDTPIVKGSAKLALEGDQSEIGVPSIIALVNALDTYIPEPERDIDKTFLMPVEDVFSISGRGTVVTGRIERGVIKVGDEVEIVGIRPTVKTTVTGIEMFRKLLDQGQAGDNAGLLLRGTKRDDVERGQVLCKPGSIKPHTQFEAEVYVLSKDEGGRHTPFFKGYRPQFYFRTTDVTGSIELPEGVEMVMPGDNIKMNVTLIAPIAMEEGLRFAIREGGRTVGAGVVAKIIQ; from the coding sequence ATGGCCAAGGGTAAGTTCGAGCGCACCAAGCCGCACGTGAACGTGGGCACGATCGGTCACGTTGACCACGGCAAGACGACGCTGACGGCGGCGCTGACGAAGGTGGGCGCGGAGCGTTTCGGCGGCGAGTTCAAGGCCTACGACGCGATCGACAAGGCGCCGGAAGAGAAAGCGCGCGGCATCACGATCTCGACCTCGCACGTCGAGTATGAATCGCCCAACCGCCACTACGCCCACGTGGATTGCCCGGGTCACGCCGACTACGTGAAGAACATGATCACGGGCGCGGCGCAGATGGATGGCGCGATTCTGGTGTGCTCGGCCGCTGACGGCCCGATGCCGCAGACGCGCGAGCACATCCTGCTGGCCCGCCAGGTTGGCGTCCCCTACATCGTGGTCTACCTGAACAAGGCGGACATGGTGGATGACGCCGAGCTGCTGGAGCTGGTGGAGATGGAAGTCCGCGAGCTGCTGTCGAAGTACGATTTCCCGGGCGACGACACCCCGATTGTCAAGGGTTCGGCGAAGCTTGCGCTGGAAGGTGACCAGTCCGAGATCGGCGTGCCGTCGATCATTGCGCTGGTGAATGCGCTGGACACCTACATTCCGGAGCCTGAGCGCGACATCGACAAGACCTTCCTGATGCCCGTGGAAGACGTGTTCTCGATTTCGGGCCGCGGCACCGTGGTGACGGGCCGTATCGAGCGCGGCGTGATCAAAGTCGGTGACGAAGTCGAAATCGTGGGCATTCGCCCGACGGTCAAGACTACGGTCACCGGCATCGAGATGTTCCGCAAGCTGCTGGATCAGGGTCAGGCGGGCGACAACGCCGGCCTGCTGCTGCGCGGCACCAAGCGCGACGACGTGGAGCGCGGCCAGGTGCTCTGCAAGCCGGGTTCGATCAAGCCGCACACCCAGTTCGAAGCTGAGGTGTACGTGCTGTCGAAAGACGAAGGCGGCCGTCATACGCCGTTCTTCAAGGGCTACCGTCCGCAGTTCTACTTCCGTACGACCGACGTGACCGGTTCGATCGAGCTGCCGGAAGGCGTCGAGATGGTGATGCCGGGCGACAACATCAAGATGAACGTGACGCTGATCGCCCCGATCGCGATGGAAGAAGGCCTGCGCTTCGCGATCCGCGAAGGCGGCCGTACCGTCGGCGCCGGTGTTGTCGCCAAGATCATCCAGTAA
- the ispE gene encoding 4-(cytidine 5'-diphospho)-2-C-methyl-D-erythritol kinase, which translates to MTETLVLPAPAKLNLFLQIVGRRADGYHVLQTVFQLIDLCDELRLEARRDGRIERASGAPGVSAENDLCVRAARLLQPMAKPGAGVTITLDKRIPMGGGLGGGSSDAAAVLLGLNRLWGLALGPERLAALGLQLGADVPVFVRGRSAWAEGVGERLQPLALGEATYLVLDSGVSVPTADLFQAPELTRDAPPATIAGFASGASAGNAFEPVLVTRSPTVGEALQGLRAAAGAAATQVALSGTGGCCFARFASRAQAEAAQQRLPPRWRSWVCRGLDVSPLLQALET; encoded by the coding sequence GGTCCTGCCGGCGCCCGCCAAGCTGAACCTGTTCCTGCAGATCGTCGGTCGCCGCGCCGATGGTTACCACGTGCTGCAGACGGTGTTCCAGCTGATCGACCTCTGCGATGAGCTGCGTCTCGAAGCCCGCCGTGACGGCCGCATCGAGCGCGCGTCCGGTGCGCCGGGTGTGTCCGCGGAGAACGACCTGTGCGTGCGCGCCGCCCGCCTGCTGCAGCCGATGGCGAAGCCCGGCGCTGGCGTCACGATCACCTTGGACAAGCGCATCCCGATGGGCGGTGGGCTGGGCGGCGGCAGCTCGGACGCGGCCGCGGTGCTGTTGGGCCTGAATCGCCTGTGGGGGCTGGCGCTCGGTCCCGAACGGCTGGCGGCCCTTGGCCTGCAGCTGGGGGCGGACGTGCCGGTCTTTGTGCGCGGCCGTTCCGCCTGGGCAGAAGGTGTCGGCGAGCGACTGCAGCCGCTGGCGCTTGGCGAAGCGACGTATCTCGTTCTGGATTCCGGGGTTTCGGTACCCACCGCGGACTTGTTCCAAGCACCTGAATTGACACGGGATGCGCCCCCCGCGACAATTGCGGGCTTCGCTTCCGGTGCAAGCGCGGGCAATGCCTTCGAGCCGGTGCTGGTGACGCGCTCGCCCACGGTGGGCGAAGCGCTGCAGGGGCTCAGGGCGGCGGCCGGCGCGGCCGCTACCCAGGTCGCATTGAGTGGTACCGGCGGCTGTTGTTTCGCGCGCTTCGCATCGCGCGCCCAGGCCGAGGCGGCGCAGCAGCGGCTCCCGCCGCGCTGGCGCAGCTGGGTCTGTCGGGGGCTCGATGTTTCGCCCCTGCTGCAAGCGTTGGAGACATAG
- the ychF gene encoding redox-regulated ATPase YchF, protein MAMRCGIVGLPNVGKSTLFNALTKAGIAAANFPFCTIDPNVGVVPVPDPRLGQLAEIVKPQKIIPTAVEFVDIAGLVAGASKGEGLGNKFLANIRETDAIAHVVRCFEHGDIVHVAGKVDPIADIDTIDTELALADLESVEKALNRYERAAKAGDKDAALRRDLLTRVRAHLDQGKPVRGMGLDGDERALLRELFLLTAKPVMYIANVREDGFSNNPHLDRVRERAAGEGAEVVSVCAAIEEELSQLEDADRDVFLADLGLDEPGLNKVIRAGYTLLGLQTYFTAGVKEVRAWTVKAGSTAPQAAGVIHTDFERGFIRAETMAFDDFIRYRGEGGCKEAGRLRLEGKEYIVQEGDVLHFRFNV, encoded by the coding sequence ATGGCCATGAGATGCGGCATCGTCGGACTCCCCAACGTGGGCAAGTCCACCCTGTTCAACGCCCTGACCAAGGCGGGCATCGCCGCGGCCAACTTTCCCTTTTGCACGATCGACCCCAACGTGGGCGTGGTGCCGGTGCCGGATCCGCGGCTCGGCCAGCTGGCGGAGATCGTCAAGCCTCAGAAGATCATCCCGACGGCCGTCGAGTTCGTCGATATCGCCGGCCTGGTTGCGGGCGCGAGCAAGGGTGAGGGCCTGGGCAATAAGTTCCTGGCCAACATCCGTGAGACCGATGCGATCGCGCACGTGGTGCGTTGCTTCGAGCACGGCGACATCGTGCACGTGGCTGGCAAGGTCGACCCGATCGCCGATATCGACACCATCGACACCGAGCTCGCGTTGGCGGACCTCGAAAGCGTCGAGAAGGCGCTGAATCGCTATGAGCGCGCTGCCAAGGCCGGCGACAAGGACGCCGCCCTGCGCCGCGACCTGCTGACGCGCGTGCGCGCCCATCTCGACCAGGGCAAACCCGTGCGCGGCATGGGGCTGGACGGCGACGAGCGCGCCCTGCTGCGCGAGCTTTTCCTGCTTACGGCGAAGCCGGTGATGTACATCGCCAACGTGCGCGAGGACGGGTTCTCCAACAACCCTCATCTCGATCGCGTACGCGAGCGCGCAGCGGGCGAAGGCGCCGAAGTCGTGTCCGTCTGCGCGGCCATCGAAGAGGAGCTCTCGCAGCTTGAGGATGCCGACCGCGATGTCTTCCTCGCCGACCTTGGTCTCGATGAGCCCGGCCTCAACAAGGTCATCCGCGCGGGCTACACGCTGCTCGGTCTGCAGACCTACTTCACCGCCGGTGTGAAAGAAGTGCGCGCCTGGACCGTGAAGGCGGGCTCCACTGCCCCCCAGGCGGCGGGTGTGATCCACACCGACTTCGAGCGCGGCTTCATCCGCGCAGAAACCATGGCTTTCGACGACTTCATCAGGTATCGCGGGGAAGGGGGGTGCAAGGAGGCTGGGCGCCTGCGGCTCGAAGGCAAGGAGTACATCGTCCAGGAGGGCGACGTCCTGCATTTCCGCTTCAACGTCTGA
- a CDS encoding 50S ribosomal protein L25/general stress protein Ctc, giving the protein MATQHEIKATVRKDAGKGASRRLRRSGQVPAVVYGGHAEPTSIEILHNTVWLAAAHEWFYSSILDLNVDGQVQQVILRDMQRHPVKPLIMHMDFLRVSADELIRVRVPLHFLNQETSPAGKAGGVVITHEVNEVEVSCLPGNLPEFIEVDLVALKAGDTLHLSDIKLPAGVTIPELKLGKEHDVAVVIARQSKAGESDEAAVEKK; this is encoded by the coding sequence ATGGCAACCCAGCATGAAATCAAGGCTACCGTCCGCAAGGATGCAGGGAAGGGTGCGAGCCGCCGCCTGCGTCGTTCGGGCCAGGTGCCTGCGGTCGTCTACGGCGGTCACGCCGAGCCGACCAGCATCGAGATCCTCCACAACACCGTGTGGCTGGCCGCCGCGCACGAGTGGTTCTATAGCTCGATCCTTGATCTGAACGTCGATGGTCAGGTGCAGCAGGTCATCCTGCGCGACATGCAGCGTCACCCGGTCAAGCCGCTGATCATGCACATGGATTTCCTGCGCGTCTCCGCCGACGAGCTGATCCGCGTGCGCGTGCCGCTGCACTTCCTGAACCAGGAAACCTCGCCGGCGGGCAAGGCCGGCGGCGTCGTGATCACCCACGAAGTCAACGAAGTCGAAGTGTCCTGCCTGCCGGGCAACCTGCCGGAGTTCATTGAAGTCGACCTGGTCGCGCTGAAGGCCGGCGACACCCTGCACCTGTCCGACATCAAGCTGCCGGCTGGCGTCACCATTCCTGAGCTGAAGCTGGGCAAGGAGCATGACGTTGCCGTGGTGATCGCCCGCCAGTCGAAGGCCGGCGAGTCCGACGAAGCCGCAGTAGAGAAGAAGTAA
- the secE gene encoding preprotein translocase subunit SecE gives MNAKVVQNEAVSTSDIVKYVIAGLLVVGALAGFYWFSTAPTALRVVGMLVCVGLAIGVFMLTAKGRETREFFAETRFELRKVVWPTRQETMRTTGLIMVVVIIISLILALFDLIISTGVRALLGA, from the coding sequence ATGAACGCAAAGGTCGTACAGAACGAAGCGGTGTCCACAAGTGACATCGTCAAATACGTCATCGCCGGCCTTCTGGTCGTCGGCGCATTGGCTGGCTTCTATTGGTTCTCGACGGCTCCAACCGCTTTGCGCGTTGTTGGCATGCTCGTGTGCGTTGGTCTCGCCATCGGCGTTTTCATGCTGACCGCCAAAGGCAGGGAAACGCGGGAGTTCTTTGCGGAAACGCGGTTCGAGCTTCGCAAGGTGGTTTGGCCCACGCGTCAGGAAACGATGCGCACTACGGGCCTGATCATGGTGGTCGTCATCATCATCAGCCTGATCCTTGCGTTGTTCGATTTGATCATCTCCACCGGCGTTCGCGCCCTTCTGGGGGCGTGA
- the pth gene encoding aminoacyl-tRNA hydrolase, translating into MSALRLIVGLGNSGSDYAHTRHNAGFWFVDRLAEKAGARLAHEAKLKGETARVSVEGHQLWLLKPATFMNRSGQSIAAALRYFKIEPAEMLVAHDELDLPAGTARLKFDGGHGGQNGLRDAFAHLGHGKFHRLRVGIGHPGHKDKVTPWVLGRPGRDDEIAIQRSLDAALDQLPLLLRGDLAEAMKRLHTNTGVRD; encoded by the coding sequence ATGAGCGCGCTGCGACTGATCGTCGGCCTGGGCAACTCAGGCAGTGACTACGCCCACACCCGCCACAACGCGGGTTTCTGGTTCGTTGACCGTCTGGCAGAGAAGGCGGGCGCACGCTTGGCTCACGAAGCCAAACTGAAGGGTGAGACCGCGCGGGTGAGCGTGGAAGGCCACCAGCTCTGGCTGCTCAAGCCCGCGACCTTCATGAACCGCAGCGGCCAGTCCATTGCTGCTGCTTTGCGCTACTTCAAGATCGAGCCGGCCGAGATGCTGGTGGCGCACGATGAGCTCGACTTGCCTGCCGGCACGGCTCGGCTCAAGTTCGACGGCGGCCACGGCGGCCAGAACGGCCTTCGCGACGCCTTCGCCCATCTGGGCCACGGCAAGTTCCATCGGCTTCGGGTCGGCATTGGCCACCCCGGCCACAAGGACAAGGTCACGCCCTGGGTGCTAGGACGGCCCGGTCGCGACGACGAGATCGCCATCCAGCGCAGCCTGGATGCCGCCCTTGACCAGTTGCCGCTGCTGCTGCGCGGCGACCTCGCCGAGGCGATGAAGAGGCTGCATACGAACACCGGGGTTCGGGATTAG